A segment of the Leptospira hartskeerlii genome:
TGCATCTCTTCCGCGTGTGTTCTTAGTTCGGGAGGAGCGTATTTCCTCTACGATCTTTTCTGGGCTTCTGTCATCCACCCAGGACCCAGATAATTCTAAAAAACTCAAGGTCTTACGTTCGGATTCTTTATTGTCGTGTGCTAGATAGTTCTCAATTAGAAGAACAACTTCTTGGCTTACGGATCTGTGTTCCATTTCGGCCCTCCTTTTTAATGCTTCGTAGAGTCTGTCGTCTATGTCCCGGACTTGTAAGTTTGCCATATTCTGAACCTTTCAGAATATGATATCATATTTTATGAAATTAAAAGCATATTTCATGAAATTGAAAGCCTTAGGATGGAAAAAGACATTCCCTCGCATTTTGGGGAGGAGTCAAGAATGGGTCTCGAAAATGAAAATTAGAAATAGAGAAGGCTATCGGAATATTGATTCTAATTACGTCTTAGAAGCTTTTTCGAAGCTAAGACGCCCAAATCTATTCCACTTGACCCCTTGCCCCTAAAGCCGAAAATAGGACAAAATTCGGTTCTTCTGCTCGCCGCATTTGCGCAGACGGGCATTTTCCCATAGGAGAAACTTTTGAGAAACTACGAGATTACTACAATCACGCGTTCTACCTCGAAGGAAGTTGCTAAAACTGAGGTCCTTGAGATCTTCAAAAAGCATTCCATCAACGTGACCGCAGAAGAAGATTGGGGTCAGAAAAAACTTTGGCATCCAATCCAACACCAAGACTACGGAATATTCACTCACTTCAAAGTGAATGCAGAACAATCCGCCTTAGAAAAGGTAGAGCGTGACTTTGGTCTGAACCAAAATTTACTACGCTCTATGATCGTCCGCCTCAATGGCTAACGATATCAATCGGGTGACCCTTGTTGGGCGCCTGACCCGTGATCCGGAATTTAAAACCGTAAACGGGACTTCTCTTGTGAATTTTTCCTTAGCGAACGGTCGCACTTATGTAACCGGCGGCGAGAAAAAAGAGGAAACTCATTTTTTCGACTGCGAGGCTTGGGGAAAAGGCGCGGATATCATCCAGCAATACTGTAAAAAAGGCAAACAACTCGTGATCGAGGGACGCCTTAAGCAGGATACCTGGGAAACCATGGAAGGCAAGAAGGCCTCCCGCATTCGTATCGTCGTGGAAAATTTCCAGATGATTGGCGGTGCTAGGGAGAATGGAAGCGGAGAGTATGGCTCTTCCGCTAGTAGCGGATCTTCTTCTTATTCATCTGCTCAAGATGATATGGGAAGTTCTGCAATGGACGACGATATACCTTTTTAACGAGGACAACATTCATGTCAGATAATGAAACACAAGAAGAATTAAAGCAGGAAATGACTGCTGAGGGCATGCCTTTAGATCAAGAAGGAGGACGCCCGCCTAAAAAACAAAACAAGTATAAGAAGAAAGTTTGCCGTTTTACTGCAGACCCTGAGCTTGCTAAACAAATTAATTATAAGAACACCGAACTTTTAGAAAGATTTATCACTAACCGTGGTAAGATCATTCCGAGAAGAATTACCGGAACTTCTGCAAAGTATCAAAGGATACTTGCGAGAGAAATCCGCAAAGCGCGTAGCATCGGTCTTCTACCGTTCAAAGTAAACTAAGGAGAAACTAATGAGAGTAATATTACAAAAAGATGTTTCTAACTTAGGAGACGCGGGAGATGTAAAGGAAGTTGCGGACGGTTTTGCTCGTAATTTTCTTTTTCCTCAAAGACTTGCTGTAAGAGCTTCTGAAGGTAAGACCAAAATGGCGCTTCACCAAAGAAAACTTGCAGATCTTAAAAAAGAAAAACGTAAGAAAGATATGGAATCTATATCTTCCGGATTGAACGGGAAAGAATTTGAAATTTCCGTTAAAACCGGAGGCGGGGATAAACTTTTTGGAGCGGTAACTCCTGCTGATGTAGCAGCGTTGTTAAAAACTGCAGGATTCGAAGTAGACAAACGTAAAATCGAATTTGCAGAACCTATCCGTAACCTAGGTTCCTATAAATTGAAAGTGCGTCTTGCAGAAGGTATCCTCCCAACTATCACAGTTCATGTGAAGAAAGAGGAAGTCGTTTCTACCGAAGCGTAACCCGGAGCAAGAATGCAAGCCGACTCCTTGTTTGAATTGGAATCCGAGAAATCTTTTCTCGGATTTCTGCTTCTTAAAGGAGCGGATAATCTAATCGATATCCCCCTCATTCCTGAGGATTTTTACCAAGATACAAACAGAAGGATTTACAAGGCAATTCTTGACCTTGTGGACAAAAGGACCGCAGTAGATCCGGTTTCCGTCCTAAACTTCTTAAAGGAAAACTCTCTACTCAAAGATCCGGAAAGAGAATACGAATATATTTATTCTCTCTATAAGGATTCTGTAGTTTCCCATCCTTTGGGTTATTATGCGGAAAGAATTAAACGTCTTTCCGAAAGAAGAAAATATTCTAAATTATTAATGAATGCCCTGGATCTGATCCAGAAAGAACCGGGCGAAAACGAATCAGTATTCAATCAAATCGAACAAAGCCTTACTGAGGTATCCCGATCCGCGGATGTAAAAGGACTTCTTCCTGTTTCCGGAGATAAAGCGGCTCTCTCTGAATATATCAAAGAGATCATGGAGAGTAGAGGCCAGATCAAAGGCCTGAGGACTAATTTTACTCAGTTCGACGAGATGACCTCCGGTTTGAAAGAATACGAGATGATGGTTTTGGCTGCGAGACCGGGTAACGGTAAAACTACTCTGGCTCTGAATATTGCCTCCAATGTGGCTCTCATCCATAACAGACCGGTGGTGATTTTCTCCTTAGAAATGAGTAGAATGGAACTTCTACTCAAACTTGTATGCTCCTATGCCCAGGTAGAATCCAACAAATTAAAACGTTCCGAAGTTACTAAGTCGGATGCGCCTAAATTGATTGATGCAATCATTAAGGTAACTTCTTCTCCCATCTATATTGATGACTCAGGTGCTCTGAGTGTGGACGATTTTAAGGGAAGAGTCCGCAAACTTCTGACTAACGAAAATCTTGGACTTATCATAGTGGATTATCTCCAGCTAATGAACGATCCCAAAAACAGGGATGGGGGAAGGCAACAAGAGGTTTCTTCGATTTCCAGAGCGCTTAAGCAGATGGCAAAAGAAGCAAGATGTCCTGTGATTGCACTTTCTCAGATGAACCGTTCCATCGAGCAGAGATCCAAGGACCAAAGACCGCAACTTGCCGACTTAAGAGAGTCAGGCGCAATCGAGCAGGACGCGGATATTGTTACATTCATTTATCGCGGAGAGAAAGGAAAGGACGAAGAGGAAGATCCTAGAATGAAGGGAATGGCGGAGATCATCATCGCCAAAAACAGGTCCGGGCCAACAGGTTCTTTTCCACTTGCCTTCCGACCTGAACTTTCCAGATTTGATAACGTGTAAGTTCCTTAGGAACACGCTTTTATATTATATAATAAGGAAATGGAATTTCTTTGGAAGATTGGATTTTAGAAGGTTATAAATCAAGAGCCTGGGCAGGAGAAGTAACTGATGCCCAAGAAGGAAAAACTCTCACTCTATTCGGTTGGTCTTTTCGATTTCGCGACCAAGGCGGGGTCATCTTTGTGGATCTCCGTGATAGAACAGGCATCCTGCAAGTAGTATTACGTAAAGAAATCCTGGGAGAACATTTTGCAGCGGCAGAAAGGATCCGTTCCGAGTATGTGATTGCAGTCCAAGGAAAGCTTAAGAAGCGGGAAGCAGAAAGTATCAATCCTAAGATGAAAACCGGAACGATTGAACTTGTTGTAGACCAACTGATCATTCTGAACTCTGCAAAAACTCCTCCATTCTCCTTGGATGAGTTCGAAGAGATTTCAGAAGAGAACCGCCTTAAATACAGATACTTGGATTTCAGAAGGGACGAACTTAAGAACAGAATGATTAAACGTCATGAGTTCGTATTCGCAATTCGTAATTATCTAAATTCACGCAAGTTCGTAGAGATTGAAACTCCAATCCTGAACAAGTCCACTCCGGAAGGAGCGCGTGACTTTTTGGTACCTTCTCGCCTAAATCCGAATTCATTCTATGCTCTTCCTCAGTCACCTCAGATCTTCAAACAGATCCTGATGGTTGGAGGAATGGAGAGATATTTCCAGATCGTAAAATGTTTCAGGGACGAGGACCTAAGAGCGGACAGGCAACCTGAGTTTACTCAGTTGGATATGGAATTCTCCTTTGTTTCCCAAGAAGAGATACTTTCCGAGATCGAGGGTCTTTTTTCCAAAATAATGAAGGATGTGTTCAGTTTGGATTTCAAGGGTCCATTCTCCAGAATGCCTTACAAACAGGCTATGGAAGAATATGGTTCGGACAAACCGGACCTTCGTTTTGGAATGAAGCTGGTAGATGTTTCCGAGATCGTAAAAGATTCCGATTTCCAGGTATTTGCGGGTGCGGTTGCAAACGGTGGTGTCGTAAAAGCGGTTTGTGTTCCGGGTGGTTCTGTGATTTCCAGAAAAGAGATCGAAGACCTGACCGCTTGGTTGAACAGAGATTATAAAGCAAAAGGCCTCGCTTACATGAAACACGGGGCAGAAGGATTAGAATCTACTATTACAAAAAGATTCACCCCGGAGGCTCTTTCCAAGATCGCAAGCTTAGTTGGCTCTAAAGAAGGAGACATGGTCTTTTTCGGAGCGGATGAAAGAGAAATCGTAAATCATTCTCTGGGCGCCTTGCGTCTGAAACTTTCGGAAAGATTTGACAAACCTGCAGAAGGAAGCTTTCATATTTCCTGGATTGTGGACTTTCCGATGTTCGAATGGAACAAGGACAGCAAACGCTGGGACTCTTTACACCATCCGTTCACTTCTCCTGGAGATTCCAGTTTGGAAATTTTTTCTTCCGAGGAAAGACTCCAAAAAGAAGCGGGAAATGCTCTTGCAAAGGCCTATGATCTGGTGCTAAACGGAGTGGAGATCGGCGGAGGTTCCATTCGTATCCATTCCAAAGATGTGCAGACTCGAGTCTTCTCTACTTTGGGGATTGGACCAGAGGAAGCTAAGGAAAAATTCGGCTTCTTATTGGAGGCATTGGAATATGGGGCTCCTCCTCATGGAGGGATTGCATTCGGTATCGACAGGATCATGATGCTGTTGACCGGCGGAAAATCCATCCGAGATGTGATCGCATTCCCTAAAACCCAGAAGGGTGTTTGTTTGATGAGCGAATGTCCGTCTGAAGTGGAAGAGAAACAGCTCCAAGAATTGAAGCTTAGGTTGATAAAGGTTTAATCGTATCAGGAAAGAACAATTTACTTTCGAAAACCAAGACCTGTATCGTAAGATCTGCGGGATCAACGATACAGGCGTCAAAAATTTGGAAAAACAATTGGAGATCGATCTAATCCCGAGAGGGAACGGTTTCCAAGTGGAAGGAATTCCTACAAAGGTAGAATTTGCCTTAGATTTTTTCAGATTATTGGAAACCAATTATCGGGACAGACCGGATCGGGATTTTACGGATTCCTTCGATTTCGGTTATCTTCTTAAACAAGCTACTAAGGAAAAGAAGAAGGAAGAGCGTAAGTCGGATGACGAGCCCTTCAAGCCCAACGAAAAAATTCTCACCACCTACAAGGGAAAACATCTCTACTCCAGGACGAAAAACCAGGAAAAGTATATTCAATCTTTCTTAAATAATTTGATTACTTTCGGGATCGGTCCTGCGGGAACAGGAAAAACATTCCTTTCCGTTGCAATGGCATGCAGATTTTTGCAGAACGGGATCGTAGATAAGATCGTCCTAACAAGACCTGCGGTCGAAGCAGGAGAAAACCTTGGATTTTTACCGGGGGATCTGAACCAAAAGGTGGATCCGTATCTTCGTCCAGTATATGATGCTTTGAACGAATGTATCGGTTTTGAGAAAACCCAAGAATATATCGCACTTACTAAAATTGAGATCGCACCCGTTGCGTTTATGAGAGGACGGACACTTTCCAAAAGTTTTATCATTTTGGATGAGGCCCAAAACTGTACTCTCGCTCAGCTTAAGATGATTATGACCCGTTTAGGCCGTAATTCCAGGATGTGTATCTCCGGAGACGTGACCCAAGTCGACTTAGAACATGGTAGATCCGGTTTCGATCGTGTGGTAAACTTGTTCAGACAGACCGAAGGAATTGGCCAGGTGTTTTTCGGAAAAGAAGATATCACAAGACACCCGCTGGTTGAAACCATCGTGAGGAAGTTCGAGGAATTGTAATGTTTCCTTTGGGATCACTTTTAGAAAGAGGGATGGCTTGGATCACGGATACCTTGACCAAGATCCGTCCGATTTCTTTCGTGAGAAAATTCCAGGTGATCCTGACAGCGATCACTTTGATCATCGTGACCTGGATGTTGGCGATCCCGTTTTTCGGTCAGGATAAAATTAATCTCTCTCAAGACGGTCCTTATTCGGAAGGCAAGAATGCCTTAGATAAGGTCGTTTCCACTAAAGATATCGTTTACGAAGACGAAGAAAAAACAAAGGCCAAACGATTAAAGGCTTTCCAATCTGCCCCGAATTTTTTCGACAGAGATTATAGAATTCTAATAGAGGTCATTCGCCCTGCCATCCAAGAGGATATGGAGAAGTATAGGGAACCAAAACCTACCGGAGAAGTGAAAACTTCTGCCGAATTGCTTGTTGCAGTTCCAAGATGGAAGAACAGATCCAAGGAAGAGTTGGAACTCCTACTTAAAACTCCTGGAAAGTCTAGGGTCCGTGATCTTGTCCAACAATATAGTAATTTAGTTTTTTCTAATTTTTGTATCTTAAGGGACCAGCCTGGAGATTATTCCGCAATCCGTTCAGCAGAAGCCAGGGTCCGCAACTCCGGCGCGAGTGGGAACAAGGAACAAATATCTTCTGTCGAGGGAACGCTTGTGATCCCTCGTATGTATCTGTATCGAGATAGTGCTACCATAGATGCTTTGAATCGTTTAGCTGCCGAGAAGTTACAAGCAACAGATCCTCAGCTTCTTTCCGTGATCCAAAAACTTGCATTAACTTACGTATATTCTAATCCTGCCTGTACTTATAATGTAGAAGAAACCAAAAATCAAAAACAATCTGTTATGGATAGGACGGAACCTGTAAGCAGTAGGATCAATGCAGGCGAGACTATAGTAAAAGCGGGAGAAACGATCACTCCTGATATCTATCAGAAATTGTTAATAGTGAATAGATACGCGACTCGAGCGAATATTGCGTCCATAACTTCTATTCTTTTGATCCAATCTATTTTTGTAATTATAGTTTATGCATTCTTAAAGAAGTATAATCCAAAACGTTTGAATGACGTTTCGAGTAACGTAATCGTATTCACATTGATCTGGTCCTTGGTGCTTTGGGCCTATTTGGCATCCAAGGCATTCTTCAGTTTCGAGAATAGTTACGATTCTGTCTTTTACTTTGCACTTGTGATCCCGACCGGAATGGTTTGTTTGATCTTGTCTATGATTTATGACGAACAATTGTCGATTGCGATCGGGTTCTTCCTTTCCTTCTTCGTATTTGCGGCTTCTAGATATAATCCAACTTCTTTCATTCTTGCTTTTGTAATGACTGTGGTCGCAGCTACTTACGGAAGAAAGATGAGAAAGAGGATCGATTTTATTAAGGCTGGGTTCTACATGGCCTTGGTCCAAATGCTGATCTCTTCATCCGGATATTTATTTGATTCTAGAAATTATTGGGTGGCTGTGCCTTCCGGTTCTCATTTGAGAGACCTTTGGGAATCGAATATATTCAGATTATATTTATTATGTTTAGTGAATGGATTCGTCTGTTCCACTTTGACCCAGCTACTACTTCCTATTTATGAGTATGTGTTCAATATTCCTACTAGGTTTAAGTTGCTGGAACTTGCAGATACCGGGCACCCATTACTGCAGGATTTGCTGACTAAGGCACCTTCTACTTATACTCATACCTTTTTAGTGGCCGCTATGTCAGAAAGAGCGGCGCAAAATTTGGAGTTGGATTGGCTTTTGACTAGAGTTGGTGTGTATTTTCACGATATAGGCAAGATCCCGAATGCCGGTTTCTTCGTAGAAAACCAACACCTGATCCCTAAAAAAGAAAACATCGATAAGAACAATCCTGCAAAGGCTGCAAAGATAGTAATCGATCACGTCTTGGATGGAATTGAGATGGCGAAGAAGGCAAGGCTTCCTAGAGAAGTGATCGATTTTATTCCGGAACATCATGGGACTTCTACCATGGCGTTTTTCTATCATAAGGCGCTTGCGGAACTTTCTCCTTCCCAGAAGAAAAAACTGAAAAAAGCTGACTTCCAATATCCGGGTCCTAAACCTCAGAGAAAAGAAACTGCGATTGTGATGATCGCGGATAGTTTAGAAGCCGCGAGTAGATCCTTGGAAGAAGTGACGCCAGAAGCCTTAGATGCTCTTATCACTAAGATCGTAAATGGAAAATTGGCGGAGAACCAATTGGACGAATGTGGGCTCACTTTGGGAGATCTAGAAGTTGTAAAATTCTCCTTTAAGGAAGTTCTTCTTTCTAGTCTTCACTCTAGGCCTAAATATCCTAAACCTGAGGATACAAAAGCTTTAGAAGAGAAGAATAAAAATATCCTGGGGAAACACGCCCCTAAGAGCCACTGATTTGTTCGAGTTCTCTTCGGATTTCGATCCGAATTCTCTTCCTTCTTGGTTATCCGAATCTTCTCTGGAATCTCGCTGGAAAATTTTAAGTGCATTCTCTTTTCCTAATATAAATACTCATATTTCTTTGGTTTTAACTGACGATGAGTCGATTCAGGAATTAAATCGTGTTCGCAGAGGTAAAAATTATGCGACCGACGTCCTTTCTTTTCCTTTAAGTTTTGATCTGATCCCTTGGGAACTTCCCCCGAACAAAAAGGAAAATTTCGGACCGATCTTGAGCTTAGGTGAGATTGTGATCTCTTGGGATACTTGTAAGGCCCAGGCAAAAAGTATAGGTCATAGCGAAGAAGATGAATTTTTTAGATTATTCGTACACGGTTTTTTACATTTAATCGGTTACGATCATGAACGTGGAGAAGAAGATGAGGCTCTAATGAAGGAGAAGGAGGATCTATGTCTGGATCTGGTCCTGGGGCCTTAAAAAAAACCACCGGAATCGTGATGGAAAGCCGCATCCTTCCGGAAGGAGATGCATTCCTGAGACTTCTACCGGAACAAGGTGAAGTGGGAAGTTTCCGTGTTAAAGGAATTAAAAAAAGTAAAACAAGACCTATTGCTGCAGTGGAACCAGGATCTCTTACTGTATTGGACTATTATTTCACCCAAGGAAGAGAAACGTTTAATGTAAAAGAGATCGGGTTGATTAGAAGATTCGATAAGGCAAAGACTGGATATTCTGGAACCGTTTTGGTTTCTTATCTTGTAGAACTTGTTTCTTCCTTTTTGACCGAAGGCGGCTCTCATCCAATGGAATATAAACTTCTTCTGGGTGCATTGAAAGAATTGGATGAAGACGGTTATAAACCTGTATTCCTACCTTTTTTCAAACTGAAGTTATTATACGTAGGCGGGTTTTTATCCAAGGAAATGGAATGTGCAAGCTGTGGAAAAAGTCTCTCAGAGATCCAATCCTGCAGTTTGGACGAGAACCATTTTGAGATAGTTTGCGGAGATTGTGGAAACCCTAAACCGGATAAGTTTGGACTAGTATTATTCGTCCAAGATTGCCTTGCATTGAGATACAGGGACTTGAAGGACAAAAAGATTTCCCTTGAACTCCTGAAGGAGGCGGATAGCTTAAGCAACCGGGCCTTAAAACCTCTTCTTGGAAAAAGACTCAAATCGGAACCTATGTTGTACGAATCCTTAGGGGAAAATCTTGGATAAACTTTTTAAAACAGCATTTTTACTTATCTATACATTGGGCTTGGTTTTTCTGATCGTTCTTCAGGAAAGATGGGGGAAGAAGGATTCTGTGCCTCGTCCTGCTATTGCCGAGGCCTCCAGAAAATGCCAATATCTTGAATGTATCCTTAGGGAGAAAAATCTGGTTCTTGGGGCGCTGGATAAAAGTTGGAAACAGATCGGAACGAAAAGATTGTTTCCAGATTAAGATGATGCCCGCT
Coding sequences within it:
- the ybeY gene encoding rRNA maturation RNase YbeY, producing the protein MESRWKILSAFSFPNINTHISLVLTDDESIQELNRVRRGKNYATDVLSFPLSFDLIPWELPPNKKENFGPILSLGEIVISWDTCKAQAKSIGHSEEDEFFRLFVHGFLHLIGYDHERGEEDEALMKEKEDLCLDLVLGP
- the rplI gene encoding 50S ribosomal protein L9, producing MRVILQKDVSNLGDAGDVKEVADGFARNFLFPQRLAVRASEGKTKMALHQRKLADLKKEKRKKDMESISSGLNGKEFEISVKTGGGDKLFGAVTPADVAALLKTAGFEVDKRKIEFAEPIRNLGSYKLKVRLAEGILPTITVHVKKEEVVSTEA
- the aspS gene encoding aspartate--tRNA ligase, with product MEDWILEGYKSRAWAGEVTDAQEGKTLTLFGWSFRFRDQGGVIFVDLRDRTGILQVVLRKEILGEHFAAAERIRSEYVIAVQGKLKKREAESINPKMKTGTIELVVDQLIILNSAKTPPFSLDEFEEISEENRLKYRYLDFRRDELKNRMIKRHEFVFAIRNYLNSRKFVEIETPILNKSTPEGARDFLVPSRLNPNSFYALPQSPQIFKQILMVGGMERYFQIVKCFRDEDLRADRQPEFTQLDMEFSFVSQEEILSEIEGLFSKIMKDVFSLDFKGPFSRMPYKQAMEEYGSDKPDLRFGMKLVDVSEIVKDSDFQVFAGAVANGGVVKAVCVPGGSVISRKEIEDLTAWLNRDYKAKGLAYMKHGAEGLESTITKRFTPEALSKIASLVGSKEGDMVFFGADEREIVNHSLGALRLKLSERFDKPAEGSFHISWIVDFPMFEWNKDSKRWDSLHHPFTSPGDSSLEIFSSEERLQKEAGNALAKAYDLVLNGVEIGGGSIRIHSKDVQTRVFSTLGIGPEEAKEKFGFLLEALEYGAPPHGGIAFGIDRIMMLLTGGKSIRDVIAFPKTQKGVCLMSECPSEVEEKQLQELKLRLIKV
- the dnaB gene encoding replicative DNA helicase — translated: MQADSLFELESEKSFLGFLLLKGADNLIDIPLIPEDFYQDTNRRIYKAILDLVDKRTAVDPVSVLNFLKENSLLKDPEREYEYIYSLYKDSVVSHPLGYYAERIKRLSERRKYSKLLMNALDLIQKEPGENESVFNQIEQSLTEVSRSADVKGLLPVSGDKAALSEYIKEIMESRGQIKGLRTNFTQFDEMTSGLKEYEMMVLAARPGNGKTTLALNIASNVALIHNRPVVIFSLEMSRMELLLKLVCSYAQVESNKLKRSEVTKSDAPKLIDAIIKVTSSPIYIDDSGALSVDDFKGRVRKLLTNENLGLIIVDYLQLMNDPKNRDGGRQQEVSSISRALKQMAKEARCPVIALSQMNRSIEQRSKDQRPQLADLRESGAIEQDADIVTFIYRGEKGKDEEEDPRMKGMAEIIIAKNRSGPTGSFPLAFRPELSRFDNV
- a CDS encoding HD family phosphohydrolase, which codes for MFPLGSLLERGMAWITDTLTKIRPISFVRKFQVILTAITLIIVTWMLAIPFFGQDKINLSQDGPYSEGKNALDKVVSTKDIVYEDEEKTKAKRLKAFQSAPNFFDRDYRILIEVIRPAIQEDMEKYREPKPTGEVKTSAELLVAVPRWKNRSKEELELLLKTPGKSRVRDLVQQYSNLVFSNFCILRDQPGDYSAIRSAEARVRNSGASGNKEQISSVEGTLVIPRMYLYRDSATIDALNRLAAEKLQATDPQLLSVIQKLALTYVYSNPACTYNVEETKNQKQSVMDRTEPVSSRINAGETIVKAGETITPDIYQKLLIVNRYATRANIASITSILLIQSIFVIIVYAFLKKYNPKRLNDVSSNVIVFTLIWSLVLWAYLASKAFFSFENSYDSVFYFALVIPTGMVCLILSMIYDEQLSIAIGFFLSFFVFAASRYNPTSFILAFVMTVVAATYGRKMRKRIDFIKAGFYMALVQMLISSSGYLFDSRNYWVAVPSGSHLRDLWESNIFRLYLLCLVNGFVCSTLTQLLLPIYEYVFNIPTRFKLLELADTGHPLLQDLLTKAPSTYTHTFLVAAMSERAAQNLELDWLLTRVGVYFHDIGKIPNAGFFVENQHLIPKKENIDKNNPAKAAKIVIDHVLDGIEMAKKARLPREVIDFIPEHHGTSTMAFFYHKALAELSPSQKKKLKKADFQYPGPKPQRKETAIVMIADSLEAASRSLEEVTPEALDALITKIVNGKLAENQLDECGLTLGDLEVVKFSFKEVLLSSLHSRPKYPKPEDTKALEEKNKNILGKHAPKSH
- the recO gene encoding DNA repair protein RecO; amino-acid sequence: MSGSGPGALKKTTGIVMESRILPEGDAFLRLLPEQGEVGSFRVKGIKKSKTRPIAAVEPGSLTVLDYYFTQGRETFNVKEIGLIRRFDKAKTGYSGTVLVSYLVELVSSFLTEGGSHPMEYKLLLGALKELDEDGYKPVFLPFFKLKLLYVGGFLSKEMECASCGKSLSEIQSCSLDENHFEIVCGDCGNPKPDKFGLVLFVQDCLALRYRDLKDKKISLELLKEADSLSNRALKPLLGKRLKSEPMLYESLGENLG
- a CDS encoding FitA-like ribbon-helix-helix domain-containing protein, with product MANLQVRDIDDRLYEALKRRAEMEHRSVSQEVVLLIENYLAHDNKESERKTLSFLELSGSWVDDRSPEKIVEEIRSSRTKNTRGRDADELFD
- the rpsF gene encoding 30S ribosomal protein S6 gives rise to the protein MRNYEITTITRSTSKEVAKTEVLEIFKKHSINVTAEEDWGQKKLWHPIQHQDYGIFTHFKVNAEQSALEKVERDFGLNQNLLRSMIVRLNG
- the rpsR gene encoding 30S ribosomal protein S18 gives rise to the protein MSDNETQEELKQEMTAEGMPLDQEGGRPPKKQNKYKKKVCRFTADPELAKQINYKNTELLERFITNRGKIIPRRITGTSAKYQRILAREIRKARSIGLLPFKVN
- a CDS encoding single-stranded DNA-binding protein, whose translation is MANDINRVTLVGRLTRDPEFKTVNGTSLVNFSLANGRTYVTGGEKKEETHFFDCEAWGKGADIIQQYCKKGKQLVIEGRLKQDTWETMEGKKASRIRIVVENFQMIGGARENGSGEYGSSASSGSSSYSSAQDDMGSSAMDDDIPF
- a CDS encoding PhoH family protein, producing MRKEQFTFENQDLYRKICGINDTGVKNLEKQLEIDLIPRGNGFQVEGIPTKVEFALDFFRLLETNYRDRPDRDFTDSFDFGYLLKQATKEKKKEERKSDDEPFKPNEKILTTYKGKHLYSRTKNQEKYIQSFLNNLITFGIGPAGTGKTFLSVAMACRFLQNGIVDKIVLTRPAVEAGENLGFLPGDLNQKVDPYLRPVYDALNECIGFEKTQEYIALTKIEIAPVAFMRGRTLSKSFIILDEAQNCTLAQLKMIMTRLGRNSRMCISGDVTQVDLEHGRSGFDRVVNLFRQTEGIGQVFFGKEDITRHPLVETIVRKFEEL